CCGCGGAACCGGTGATCAGCGCGCCGGCCACGTCGTTCGGCGACGGAAGCGTTTCGCCTCTTTCTACGTCAACGACGCGAATGCGCTCGGGCGAGAGCTGGGCACCAAGACGGAACCAATGAGGAAAATCACCATGCCGCGCGCGAATGGGATCGGGGGCGCGACCGGTGCGGATGATCAGGACAGGCTTCATGCGTGACGATGAATGATGGGATGGACAATCAGACACCGTCAGACGGCGCCATGTTCAATCGGAGGAATAACAGTGAGCACTTCCTTCACCGTGGTGACGCCGCGCGCCACCTGCGCCGCCGCGGAAATGCGCAGCGGCTGCATACCTTCGGCAAGCGCGGCGTGACCGAAATGGCCAAGGTCCAGCTGCGCCGAGATCAGGCTGCGCAGGCGCGACGTAAGAGGCAGCATTTCATAGATGCCAGTGCGTCCCATGAAGCCGGTATTGCGGCATTCAAGGCAGCCTACCGGCCTGAATACCTTGGCGGGCACCGCCACCGACCAGCCGTGCGTCAGCGCCGTCCATTCGTGCGGCTCCTGATCGGTTTCTTCCTTGCAGTGCGGGCATAGCGTGCGTACCAGTCGTTGCGCGACCACGCCGGTCAGCGTGGACTGGATCAGGTAATGCGGCACGCCAAGATCGAGCAGTCGGGTGATGGCGCTGGGTGCATCGTTGGTATGCAGCGTGGACAGCACCAGATGGCCGGTCAGCGACGCCTGCACGGCCATCTGCGCCGTTTCCAGGTCGCGGATTTCGCCCACCATGATGATGTCCGGATCCTGGCGCAGCAGCGTGCGCACGCCCATGGCGAAATCCAGGTCGATGGCGGGCTGCACCTGCATCTGGTTGAACTCGGGGCTGACCATTTCGATCGGGTCTTCCACCGTGCATACGTTGAGCTCGGGCGTCGCCAGGTGCTTCAGCGTCGAGTAAAGCGTGGTGGTCTTGCCCGAACCGGTGGGGCCCGTCACCAGCACGATGCCGTGCGGGCGCTCCACCATCGTGCGCCAGATGGTGTCTTCGTCGGCCGAGAAGCCCAGCTGCGAAAAATCCTTGGCGACGATGTCCGGATCGAAGATACGCATCACCACCTTCTCGCCGAACGCCGTGGGCATGGTGGAGATACGCAGTTCCACCTCTCGCCCGGCAGAAGAACGCGTCTTGATGCGGCCATCCTGCGGGCGACGCTTCTCGGCCACGTCCATGCGCGAAAGAATCTTGATGCGCGCGGTAACGGCCGTCATCACCGGCGGCGGCAGCTCGAACACCTTGTGCATCACGCCGTCGATGCGAAAGCGCATCAGGCCCGCGTCGCGACGCGGCTCCAGGTGGATGTCCGAGGCGCGCTGTTCGAAGGCGTACTGCAGCAGCCAGTCCACGATGTGCACGACGTGGCGGTCGTCCGCACCGACTTCGCCGCTCTTGCCCAGTTCCAGCAACTGCTCGAAATTGAGGATGCCCGAAGGCGTGCCCTGGCCCTTGGCGTCCTGCGCCAGCTGGATCGAACGCTGCACGCCATAGAACTCGGCCAGGTACCGGTTGATGTCGATCGGGTTGGACACCACCCGCTTCACATCGCGGCGGATCATGTGCGACAGATCCGCGGCCCAGCTGCTGTCGAAGGGCTCGCAGGAGGCAAAGGTCACTTCGCCCGGCGCTACCGCCACCGGCAGGATGCGATGGCGCTCGGCGTAGGCGCGGCTGACCACCTGGGTCACCGCGGCCACGTTGATCTTCATCGGGTCGATCTTCAGGTACGGCAACTGGGCATGGCGGGCCAGCCACTCGGTCAGCGCCTCCAGGCTCAGCGGCCGGCCGGGTTCACGCTGGTTGGGCAGCTTGGCATTGGCCACCAGCACCAATGGGTGCAGCTCCACCGTGCTGCGCCCGCTGCGCGAGCCCATGCGGACCTGCTTGGCGTCCTCGGCCAGCAGGTAGCCGTCGACCACCAGCGTGGCCAGCATGTCATCCAGCACCAGTCGGTTGTGCCGCCCGAGCAGGGACACGGATTGCGGTGATGCGGCCATGCGGTGATCTCTCCGGTAGGCTTTCTTCGCCGGAATCCAGCGAAGAAAGCGGTCCGGGCTATACTAACGCGCTTTATCCAAGCCCACGGGAAGCCATGTCCGCGCGCACCTTCCAGGATGTGATCCAGACCCTCAACCGCTACTGGGCGGCCCAGGGTTGTGTCTTGCTGCAGCCCCTCGATACCGAGGTTGGCGCCGGCACCTTCCACCCCGCCACTTTCCTGCGTTCGCTCGGTCCCGAGCCGTGGGCTGCGGCCTATGTGCAGCCCTCGCGCCGTCCCACCGACGGCCGCTACGGCGAAAACCCCAACCGCCTGCAGCATTACTACCAGTACCAGGTGGTGATGAAGCCCAACCCGGACAACATCCTGGACCTGTACATCGGTTCGCTGAAGGAACTGGGCCTGGACCCGCTGGTGCACGACCTGCGCTTTGTCGAGGACAACTGGGAATCGCCCACGCTGGGCGCCTGGGGCCTGGGCTGGGAAGTCTGGCTCAACGGCATGGAGGTGACGCAGTTCACCTACTTCCAGCAGGCCGGCGGCCTGGAATGCCGTCCCGTGACCGGTGAGATCACCTATGGCCTGGAACGCCTGGCCATGTACCTGCAGAACGTGGACAACGTCTACGACCTGGTGTGGACCGAAGGCCCGCACGGCAAGGTCACCTACGGCGACGTCTTCCACCAGAACGAAGTGGAACAGAGCACCTACAACTTCGAGCACGCCAACGTGCCCGAATTGCTGCGCTGGTTCGACGTATGCGAAGGCGAAGCCAACAAGCTGATCGCCGCCAACCTGCCGCTGCCTGCTTACGAACAGGTCATGAAGGCCAGCCACACCTTCAACCTGCTCGACGCGCGCCGCGCCATCAGCGTGACCGAACGCCAGCGCTACATCCTGCGCGTGCGCACGCTGGCCCGCGCGGTGGCCGAAACCTATGTCGCGCAACGCGAGAAGCTCGGTTTTCCGGGCCTGAAGAAGAACGTGAAGGAGCAGGCCGCATGAGCGCCGCCACCAAGCCGCTGTTGATCGAGCTGGGCACCGAAGAACTGCCGCCCAAGGCGCTGGACGAACTGGCCGCTGCGTTCCTGCGTGGCATCTGCGACGGACTGGCCAAGCGCGGCGTCGATGCCGCCCTGGATGAAGCGAAGCAGTACGCCTCGCCGCGTCGTTTGGCCGTCCATATCCCGTCGGTGGCAGTGAACCAGCCGGAGCAGAGTGTGGAGCGTCGCGGCCCCGCGGTGAATGCCGCGCTGGACGCGAATGGCCAGCCGGGCAAGGCCCTGCAAGGCTTTGCGCAGTCCTGTGGCGTGACGGTGGAGCAGCTGGAAAAGCTCGAAACCGACAAGGGGTCGTGGTTCGTGTTCCGCGCCGTGAAGCCGGGTCAGCCGGTGGCCGCGCTGCTGCCGGAGATCATCGACGAAGCGCTCAAGGGCCTGCCGATTCCCAAGCCGATGCGCTGGGGTGATCACGATTACACCTTCGTGCGCCCGGCCCACTGGCTGGTGATCCTGCATGGTTCGGACATCATCGACGGCTCCGTGCTTGGCCTGACCAGCGGCCGCAAGTCGCGCGGTCATCGCTTCATGCACACGCAGCCGGTGCACGTGTCCGACGCCGATATCTGGCTCGACTCCATGCGCGCCGCCAAGGTGCTGGCCGACCCGGCCGAACGTCGCCAGAAGATCCGTGACGAAGTGGCCCGCGCCGCCAAGGAAACCGGCGGCGTGCCGCAGCTGGATGACGCGCTGCTGGATGAAATCGCCAACCTCACCGAATGGCCGGTGGCCATTGCCTGCACGTTCGAACGCGAGTTCCTCGCGGTGCCGCCGGAAGCGCTGGTCACCACCATGGAGACCAACCAGAAATTCGTGCCGGTGTTCGACGCCGAAGGCAAACTCACCGAGCACTTCATCGGCATTGCCAACATCGAGAGCAAGCAGCCCTCGGAGATCCGCAAGGGCTACGAGCGCGTGATCCGTCCGCGTTTCGCCGACGCCAAGTTCTTCTGGGACGAAGACCTCAAGACGCCGCTGGCCGGTTACCAGGACCAGCTGAAGAACGTCACCTACCAGCAGGCGCTGGGCAGCCTGTGGGACAAGACGGTGCGTGCGGCCGAGCTGGCGCGCATCATCGCCGGTCGCGTCGGTGTGGACGCCGGCGCCGCCACGCGCGCGGCCGCACTCAGCAAGTGCGACCTGCTCACCCGCATGGTCGGCGAGTTCCCGGAACTGCAGGGCGTGATGGGCCGTTACTACGCCTCGCACCATGGCGAAGCGAAGGACGTGGCCGACGCGCTGGACAGCTACTACCAGCCGCGCTTTGCCGGTGATGCGATCGCTGCTGGCCCGGTGGGCCAGGTGCTTGCCGTGGCCGACCGCTTCGACACGTTGGCCGGCATCTTTGCCGTCGGCATGAAGCCCAGCGGCAACAAGGATCCGTTCGCGCTGCGTCGCGCCGCCCTCGGCCTGGCCCGCACGCTGGTCGAAGGTGGCCTGGAGCTGGACCTGCGTGGCAGCTTCGTCGAAGCGCTGGAACTGCTGCCGGAAGCCGCGCTTGCTGCCGGCCTCAAGCCGGGCAAGGACGGCAAGGCGCCGGTGCTGGATGCCGGTAAGCGTCGCGCCGCGCTGGCCGACGAACTGGTCGATTTCGTGCTGGATCGCCTGCGCGGCTACTACGCCGAAAAGGGCTTTGGCACCGAGCAGTTCGAAGCCGTGCTGGCCGTGTCGCCGGACAGCCTGGTCGATTTCGACCGTCGTCTGCGCGCGGTGAGCGAGTTCGGCCGTCGTCCGGAAGCCCTCAGCCTGGCCGCCGCCAACAAGCGCGTGGCCAACATCCTGCGCAAGCAGGCCGAAGAGGAAGGTGCGGCCCCGCTGGGTACCACGGTGGATCCGACCCACTTCGAGGCCGATGCGGAACGTGCCCTGCACGCCGCGCTGGATGCGGCACGCGCCGATACGCAGGCGCCGCTGCAGGCCGGCGATTATGCGGCGGTGCTGACGCGCCTCGCACAGCTGCAGGCACCGGTCGATGCCTTCTTCGACGGCGTGCTGGTGAATGCCGAAAACCCTGCCGTGCGCGCCAACCGCCTGGCCCTGCTGGGACAGCTGAAGGCTCAGTTCGGCGCCATTGCCGATATCGCCCGCCTCTAAGGCAGGCCATCGCCCAACAAAAAACGGCAGCCAGTTGGCTGCCGTTTTTTTATGCCGGTTATCCGATCAGGCGACTCAGGCCACGACCTGGCGGCCGCGCTTCACGCGTTCGTGCAGGCGCTGGTTGAACGAGACCATGGCCGTGGCGTCCACGTCGGTGCCGCCCGGACCCAGGATTTCGTACAGGTCCGCCAGCATGTCGGCGTTGTCGGCCAGGGTCAGGCGGCTCTCGGCCAGGTCGAGTTCCGACTGCAGGATGCGCAGCGCCGTGTTCAGGCGGTTCGGATCCATCGCCATGCCGCTGGCATGCAAGGTATCCGCCGCGGTGCGCAGCTTGGAGCGATGACGGTTGGCCGAGGCTTCCGCGTTCGGCAGATCTTCGCCCGAGGCCATGGCGTCGGTGACCTGGATCTGGCCTTCGCCCGCCACCAGCCACACCAGCGAAATGCCCAGGGTCTTGGCCAGCGTGACGCAACGCGCACGCGAGGGGTCGGTGTTGCCATCGCGCCAGCTGCGCACGACGCCTTCGGAGAACCCGCACATACGTGCGATCTCGGTGACGCTGCCCACCCGCTGGATCAGCACCTTGATGCGATCGGCAAAGGTAGAAGCGGTCTCGTTGGTCGAAATTTTCTGCATGTTCATCGCATTTCCCTGGCGGATGGCGACTTGTGAGTGGGAGCGTGGCCCGAAAAACCGAATGTCAGCGTGAAGCAAGCGTTATGAAAACGTTGACACTCGTAAGAATCTTCCCATAAGGTCGTAAGTTCTTGGTAGTCGTAGCCCTCGAACAGCAACTTCTACCGAGACCAAGAACGCAACGGTTGCGAATTGGTAATCACGAATCCGCCGGCTTGTTCAGCTGGCAGACAGCAAGTTCCGGGGTGCAACGCCTTTGGAACCTGCCACTTGCAAGGCAAGGCGGTTTTTTTGCGTCGGCGGGGGCCGGCGTTTTTACTGGGGAGAAAAACATGCAGTACCGCAAGAAAGTTGACAACAAACTTACGGTCGCCGTGCGTCTGGCGTTGGCCGTAGGTACCTTCGCGGCGATGTCGCCGGCTTTTGCCCAGGACGCGTCCTCGGCCAGCCAGAACGACGCCAAGAAGCTCGAGGCCGTCACCGTGACCGGCTCGCGTATCCCGCGCGTGGATGTGGAAACCGCCCAGCCGGTGGTCACCATCGACCGCAAGCAGATCGAAAACCAGGGTTTCACCTCGGTTGCCGACATCCTGCAGAACCTCACCGAAGTGGGCACCCCGCCGATCAGCCGCGCCAACGCGCTGTCCTCGGGTGAAGACGTGGGTGGCTACTACGTCGACCTGCGCAACCTCGGTGCCAACCGCACCCTGATCCTGATCAACGGCAAGCGCCTGGGCGCCAACACCTCCGGCCTGCAGGACCTTGGCCAGATCCCGGTGTCCGTGATCGACCGCATCGAAGTGCTGAAGGACGGCGGTTCGTCCATCTACGGTTCGGACGCCATCGCCGGCGTGGTCAACGTGATCACCCGCAGCAACTTCACCGGCGCCGAAGCCAACGCCTATGTGGGCGAGTACGACCAGGGCGACGGCAAGAACCAGAGCTACGACTTCACCATCGGTACCGCCAATGACCGCGGTTCGATCATGGCCAGCGCGCAGTACCAGAAGGACGATCCGGTCTGGGCGAAGGACCGCGATTTCAGCGCGTATCCCTCGGGCCCGTATCACCAGACCGCCAGCTGGAGCGCCGTCACCCAGAACGGTTCGTTCAGCGGCCCCTGCGGCCCGGGCGGCGCCAAGGCCACCTGTACGCTCACGCCGGGCACCGACCCGCGCAACATCGCCAACTACCAGCCGCTCACCTCGGATCGCTATGCAAACGCGAACCAGGAGATGACGCTGCAGACCGGCACCGAGCGCACCTCGCTGTTCGTGGCCGGCAAGTACAACCTTGAAGAGAACATCGCCTTCAAGACGGACTTCCTCTACAACAAGCGCTCGACGTTCCAGCAGATCGCCGGTTATCCGTACCAGTCGGCCAACTGGAATCCGAAGACCCCGCTCTCCGGTCAGAGCTATTTCAACCCGCTGGGCACGGACCTGCAGTTCGCCCGTCGCGGCTGGGAAGTTCCGCGCACCACCACCAGTGACCTGGAAACCTATCGCTGGACGGCCGGTTTTGAGGGCTACTTCGAGGTTGGCGGTCACACCTGGAACTGGGACGTTGGCGCGATGACCAATCGCAACAATATGCTCAAGACCGGACACGGTGACTTCAACCTGGTCAACGCTGCCAAGGCGTTGGGCCCGTCGTACATGGGCTCGGATGGCAAGGTGCACTGCGGTACCGCCGCCAACCCGACCAGCGGCACCTGCGTGCCGTGGAACCCGCTGCTGCCGTACGGCCAGGCCGGCGCCGGCTCGCTGTCCGATCCGGACCTGCAGTCGTTCCTGTTCCCCGAATTCCATGACACCGGCAAGACCACGACCGTCGACTACACCGCCAACATCGCGGGTACGGTGCCGGGCCTGCCGGCCGGTGAAATCGGCATTGCCGCCGGTGTGGAGCATCGCCAGGAAGACGGCCGTTTCGTGCCGGACGCCTTCAACCAGGCGGGCCTGAGCTCCGGCCTGGCGGCCACCACCACCAAGGGCAAGTACTCGGTGAACGAGGCTTACCTTGAGTTTGACGTGCCGCTGCTGAAGGACATGACGATGGCGCGCGAGCTGTCGATCGACGTGGCCACGCGCTACTCCGATTACGACAACTTCGGCAACACCACCAACAGCAAGGCCAGCCTGAAGTGGAAGCCGATCGACGACCTGCTCGTCCGCGGCAGCTGGGCGCAGGGCTTCCGCGCGCCGACCATCTCCGACCTCTACGGCGGCATCGGCAGCAGCTTCGAGTCGTACACCGATCCTTGCGATGCCGGTCATGGCGCCTCGCACGGCAACCCGGCCGTGGCTGCCCGTTGTACCGGCGGCTTCGGTGGCCAGCCGGCTGTGGCGGCGAACTACCAGCAGCTCGGCCAGGCACTGGTGCCCTGCAAGACCTATCCCTGCCAGACCAACTACCAGTTCATCACGGGCTCCAACCCGAACCTGACGCCTGAAACCGCCACCACCCGTACGCTGGGCCTGATCTACAGCCCGCACTACCTGGAAGGCTTCGACGTCTCGCTCGACTGGTACAAGATCGACATCAAGAACGTGATTGCGTCGGACGCCGTGCAGGACATCCTGGACGACTGCTATGTGGGTGGCATTGCTTCGCGCTGCGCCAACTTCACGCGTGATCCGGCCACCGGTGTGATCACCAACATGAACTACGGCCTGACCAACAAGGGCTGGCAGAAGACCGCCGGTTACGACTTCGGCGTGAACTACCGCTTCACCGTGGCCTCGATCGGCCAGTTCGCCGCGCGCTGGAATACGACCTACGTCGACTACCTGAACGTCAAGGCTGACGACAACCCGTCGACCATCGTGCAGCCGCTCACCGGCTACGGTGGCAACTTCCGCACGCGCTCGAACCTGTCGCTGGACTTCACGCGCGGCCTGTTCGGCATGACCTGGACGATGCGTTACTACTCCGGCATGACCGAGCGCTGCTCGTGGGCCGATGAGTGCAACGATCCGAACCACATCGATCCGTTCAACGGCGCGCAGGCGCAGCGTCACACCGGTTCCACCACGTTCAACGACGTGCAGTTCCGCTGGACGCTGCCGTGGAAGGGCATCATCTCGGTGGGCGCCAACAACGTGTTCGACAAGCAGGGCCCCATCATGTACTCGAAGCCGAACAGCTCCTTCGTGTACTACGGCGGCTTCGACATCGGCCGCTTCTACTACCTGAAGTACTCGCAGCGCTTCTAAGCAACACCGCTGCAAAACGCGAAGGGCGGCCCTCCTGGGCCGCCCTTTTTGTTCACGGGCCGTTTAGGCGGCTATTCGCTGCGGCATACGCAAGCGCATGGAGCCAACTTTTACAAGGCCTTACCTTTGGGCTATGCTGATAACTTCCCCCGTGTAGAGTCGAGGCGTGTTGGGCGCCTGTTGGTTCTCGCGCTAGCCCTGACAATCGATAGAGGTTTCCCATGCGCCGTCTTGTTTGGTCGCTGATGTCAGTCGCTGCTCTGGCTCTCGCCGGCTGTGGCAATTCTTCCCAGTCGCCCGAGGGTGGCAACGCCGCCCAGGCACCGGCTGCGGCCAACCAGGTCACCGGTCAGGTCACCCTGCCCGAGGGCAGCAGCGTGTCCGCTACGGCCAAGCTGGACCTCACCCTGATCGACGTGAGCCAGGCGGACAGCAAGCCGCTGGCGACCAAGACCGTCGAGCCGGCCAACACCCTGCCGGTCTCCTTCGAGCTCCCGTTCAACGCCAGCGACGTCAATCCGCAGGGCATGTACGTGCTGCAGGCGACGCTGACCGATGGTGATCGCGCCTATAAGCCGCACCTGCAGACCCCCGTGCTCAACGGCAAGCCCTCCACCGGCCTGACCGTGCAGCTGTTCCCGGAACAGACCCCGGGCGAGAAGGAGCTGGCTGCCTTCACCTCCGTGCAGAAGCAGATCGGCGGCATGAAGATCAGCAACGGCACCAAGCTGGAAGACAAGGTCTCCCGCGGCTGGCAGGTGTTCCGCGAAGCCGGTGAAGTGAAGTTCATCCGCGAAGACGTCGACTACGGCGACAAGGGCTTCACCAGCACCGATTACGCCTACAAGGACGGCAAGCCGTGGGTGGTCGTGCAGCAGAAGAAGGCCAGCCGTGAAGGCAAGGCGTCCTCGACCGAGCGCGCTGCCTGGACGGCGGATGGCAACCTGGTGCTGAAGACCAACGAGCAGGGCGGCAAGAGCTCGCCGCTGGCCGATGACGAAGCAGCCAGCCTGCAGAAGCAGGCACAGAGCATCCTGAACCTGGCAACGGGCGGCAAGGGCAAGTAAGCCCTCGCGGTTTCAAGGTTCCGAGAAAGCCGTCCATGAAAGTGGGCGGCTTTTTTCTTGCCTGTGATTTGGGCGTATGGACGTCCAAACGCCAGGCTTGGCGACGGCCTGCTCCCTCTCCCCGTCGGGGAGAGGGTTGGGGTGAGGGGCCAATCTAGCCTCAACTTCCGCCCTCCCTCACCGTCCTTC
The nucleotide sequence above comes from Dyella telluris. Encoded proteins:
- the glyQ gene encoding glycine--tRNA ligase subunit alpha → MSARTFQDVIQTLNRYWAAQGCVLLQPLDTEVGAGTFHPATFLRSLGPEPWAAAYVQPSRRPTDGRYGENPNRLQHYYQYQVVMKPNPDNILDLYIGSLKELGLDPLVHDLRFVEDNWESPTLGAWGLGWEVWLNGMEVTQFTYFQQAGGLECRPVTGEITYGLERLAMYLQNVDNVYDLVWTEGPHGKVTYGDVFHQNEVEQSTYNFEHANVPELLRWFDVCEGEANKLIAANLPLPAYEQVMKASHTFNLLDARRAISVTERQRYILRVRTLARAVAETYVAQREKLGFPGLKKNVKEQAA
- a CDS encoding TonB-dependent receptor plug domain-containing protein produces the protein MQYRKKVDNKLTVAVRLALAVGTFAAMSPAFAQDASSASQNDAKKLEAVTVTGSRIPRVDVETAQPVVTIDRKQIENQGFTSVADILQNLTEVGTPPISRANALSSGEDVGGYYVDLRNLGANRTLILINGKRLGANTSGLQDLGQIPVSVIDRIEVLKDGGSSIYGSDAIAGVVNVITRSNFTGAEANAYVGEYDQGDGKNQSYDFTIGTANDRGSIMASAQYQKDDPVWAKDRDFSAYPSGPYHQTASWSAVTQNGSFSGPCGPGGAKATCTLTPGTDPRNIANYQPLTSDRYANANQEMTLQTGTERTSLFVAGKYNLEENIAFKTDFLYNKRSTFQQIAGYPYQSANWNPKTPLSGQSYFNPLGTDLQFARRGWEVPRTTTSDLETYRWTAGFEGYFEVGGHTWNWDVGAMTNRNNMLKTGHGDFNLVNAAKALGPSYMGSDGKVHCGTAANPTSGTCVPWNPLLPYGQAGAGSLSDPDLQSFLFPEFHDTGKTTTVDYTANIAGTVPGLPAGEIGIAAGVEHRQEDGRFVPDAFNQAGLSSGLAATTTKGKYSVNEAYLEFDVPLLKDMTMARELSIDVATRYSDYDNFGNTTNSKASLKWKPIDDLLVRGSWAQGFRAPTISDLYGGIGSSFESYTDPCDAGHGASHGNPAVAARCTGGFGGQPAVAANYQQLGQALVPCKTYPCQTNYQFITGSNPNLTPETATTRTLGLIYSPHYLEGFDVSLDWYKIDIKNVIASDAVQDILDDCYVGGIASRCANFTRDPATGVITNMNYGLTNKGWQKTAGYDFGVNYRFTVASIGQFAARWNTTYVDYLNVKADDNPSTIVQPLTGYGGNFRTRSNLSLDFTRGLFGMTWTMRYYSGMTERCSWADECNDPNHIDPFNGAQAQRHTGSTTFNDVQFRWTLPWKGIISVGANNVFDKQGPIMYSKPNSSFVYYGGFDIGRFYYLKYSQRF
- the glyS gene encoding glycine--tRNA ligase subunit beta — encoded protein: MSAATKPLLIELGTEELPPKALDELAAAFLRGICDGLAKRGVDAALDEAKQYASPRRLAVHIPSVAVNQPEQSVERRGPAVNAALDANGQPGKALQGFAQSCGVTVEQLEKLETDKGSWFVFRAVKPGQPVAALLPEIIDEALKGLPIPKPMRWGDHDYTFVRPAHWLVILHGSDIIDGSVLGLTSGRKSRGHRFMHTQPVHVSDADIWLDSMRAAKVLADPAERRQKIRDEVARAAKETGGVPQLDDALLDEIANLTEWPVAIACTFEREFLAVPPEALVTTMETNQKFVPVFDAEGKLTEHFIGIANIESKQPSEIRKGYERVIRPRFADAKFFWDEDLKTPLAGYQDQLKNVTYQQALGSLWDKTVRAAELARIIAGRVGVDAGAATRAAALSKCDLLTRMVGEFPELQGVMGRYYASHHGEAKDVADALDSYYQPRFAGDAIAAGPVGQVLAVADRFDTLAGIFAVGMKPSGNKDPFALRRAALGLARTLVEGGLELDLRGSFVEALELLPEAALAAGLKPGKDGKAPVLDAGKRRAALADELVDFVLDRLRGYYAEKGFGTEQFEAVLAVSPDSLVDFDRRLRAVSEFGRRPEALSLAAANKRVANILRKQAEEEGAAPLGTTVDPTHFEADAERALHAALDAARADTQAPLQAGDYAAVLTRLAQLQAPVDAFFDGVLVNAENPAVRANRLALLGQLKAQFGAIADIARL
- a CDS encoding DUF1481 domain-containing protein; amino-acid sequence: MRRLVWSLMSVAALALAGCGNSSQSPEGGNAAQAPAAANQVTGQVTLPEGSSVSATAKLDLTLIDVSQADSKPLATKTVEPANTLPVSFELPFNASDVNPQGMYVLQATLTDGDRAYKPHLQTPVLNGKPSTGLTVQLFPEQTPGEKELAAFTSVQKQIGGMKISNGTKLEDKVSRGWQVFREAGEVKFIREDVDYGDKGFTSTDYAYKDGKPWVVVQQKKASREGKASSTERAAWTADGNLVLKTNEQGGKSSPLADDEAASLQKQAQSILNLATGGKGK
- a CDS encoding helix-turn-helix domain-containing protein, with protein sequence MNMQKISTNETASTFADRIKVLIQRVGSVTEIARMCGFSEGVVRSWRDGNTDPSRARCVTLAKTLGISLVWLVAGEGQIQVTDAMASGEDLPNAEASANRHRSKLRTAADTLHASGMAMDPNRLNTALRILQSELDLAESRLTLADNADMLADLYEILGPGGTDVDATAMVSFNQRLHERVKRGRQVVA
- a CDS encoding GspE/PulE family protein; protein product: MAASPQSVSLLGRHNRLVLDDMLATLVVDGYLLAEDAKQVRMGSRSGRSTVELHPLVLVANAKLPNQREPGRPLSLEALTEWLARHAQLPYLKIDPMKINVAAVTQVVSRAYAERHRILPVAVAPGEVTFASCEPFDSSWAADLSHMIRRDVKRVVSNPIDINRYLAEFYGVQRSIQLAQDAKGQGTPSGILNFEQLLELGKSGEVGADDRHVVHIVDWLLQYAFEQRASDIHLEPRRDAGLMRFRIDGVMHKVFELPPPVMTAVTARIKILSRMDVAEKRRPQDGRIKTRSSAGREVELRISTMPTAFGEKVVMRIFDPDIVAKDFSQLGFSADEDTIWRTMVERPHGIVLVTGPTGSGKTTTLYSTLKHLATPELNVCTVEDPIEMVSPEFNQMQVQPAIDLDFAMGVRTLLRQDPDIIMVGEIRDLETAQMAVQASLTGHLVLSTLHTNDAPSAITRLLDLGVPHYLIQSTLTGVVAQRLVRTLCPHCKEETDQEPHEWTALTHGWSVAVPAKVFRPVGCLECRNTGFMGRTGIYEMLPLTSRLRSLISAQLDLGHFGHAALAEGMQPLRISAAAQVARGVTTVKEVLTVIPPIEHGAV